The following DNA comes from Cytophagales bacterium.
AGGTCGAAATTTCCGGGGATATTAACAAAGCCAACACTTACCGGAAATGCCGGATTGGTGTTGTTTACGATATGAATTCCTTCTCCGGCTTCATTGATGTACATGTAGCCATCTTTGAAATACAGACGTCCGGGATTATTGATCTCACGAGGGGCATTGGAAAAGCTCAATGCAGAACGAACTTCATCTGTGGTCCGATAAATCGGCTCATAGTTGATGTAACTGACTGTTCGCTCACAGGTATCTGAGCAGGAAACAGTAAAAAATACGGTCAAAAACGCTAGTGGGTAAAGTAACTTTTTCATCTTCAGAATAGGTTGAAAATGTCATTGCAAAGACCATTCCGAATTTAACGCAACCCGGATTTTTTAACATTTTTCTTCCTATTCAAAGACAAAAAGAAGTAGCAGGACACTCAAAAAGCCTGATACTTTTTTAAAGCAATCCCAGTTTTTCCAGCTTTCCAATCATCACTTCATTGATGCGAACGTACGATTCATGGCTCCATCCAGCTACATGTGGCGTCAAAATTACCCGATCTGAAGCAGCCAGCTGATCAAATTCTTGTTGTTGCTTTTCGCTGAGGCGATTTAGCTTTTCATTTTCCAGCACATCAAGCCCAACACCTTGTAATAGACCCTCTTCCAATAAACTCAATACCGTCTCATTGGTCATGATACCTCCTCGCGCAGAATTCAACAAAATGCGAAGCTTCGGAAACTGTTTCAGGAAAGGCACATCAAAGAGATTGTCCGTTTCAGGGGTCAATGGCACATGGATACTTAGAATATCCGTTTCCTGCTGCAAAGTTTCCAGAGATACCTCTTTTACATAAGCTGCACTGAATCCGGTTTTATACTTATCATGTGCGATAATCCGACATCCAAAGCCTCGCAATTTCTCCGCAAATGAACTTCCCATGAAGCCGTACCCGAAAATACCTACGGTTTTATCCTTGAGCTCAGTCCCGCGATTGCCTTCCCGGTCCCAGACTTTGCCACGTACTTCCCGATCAGCTAAATGCAGGCGGTGTAGTAGTGCAAGTAGCACGCCTACATTATGTTCACCCAGTGCATCACGATTTCCCTCCGGGGCATTGACCCAGGCAATTTCCTTTTCCTCCAGATAGTCGGTATCCATCTTTTCCAGACCTGCTCCGGCTCTGGCCACAAAACGCAAACTATCTGCTGCATCGATCAGCTCTCGGTCAATAGCTGTTTTGCTCCTGACCACAAGCCCGTACGCCCCTTTGACACGTTCCAGAATTTTCTCCCGCTTGATCTCAGGCTGATAATCGGCTTCTGCCCCTTTGTTTTGTAACATCTCGAGGATGGATTCGTGCATCCTGTCAATGATCAGTACTCTTTTTGTCATTTAGAAATTGAATATGGCGTGTGCTACAGAGAAATAAACAGCCAGGCCTAATAAATCATTCGCCGTAGTGATAAAAGGTCCGGAAGCCAATGCAGGATTCACTCCCAGGCGATGCAGCACAAGAGGTGTAATGGTCCCCATGAACGAGGCCAGCAAAACCACGCTGAACAGTGCAATGCATACCGTGTAGGCCAGCAAGGCCTCTCCAAAAATCAAAATCACAGCTCCCAAAACCATTAACGCCAGGATCACTCCATTTACCACGGCTACAAATAATACTTTCACTAACCTGGAAACGATACTGCTTTCGAATGCGCTGGGGTTGGCCAGGCTTTGCACCACAATGGAAGATGATTGGATGCCGACATTTCCACCGGTTGCCATGATCAAGGGGATGAACAAGGCCAGTCCTGAAATAATAGCAATGTCACCACGAAATAAGTCAGTGATCTGAGCTGCAATCAGCCCTCCACCCATGCCAATGATCAGCCAGGGTAAACGCGCCTTGGATAATGCCCACACAGAATCATCTTCTTCCACATCCGAAGAAATACCTGCCATCATTTGGCGTTCTTCCTCTGCAGTTTCTGTGATCACGTCTACAATATCATCAATGGTGATCCTACCCACCAGTTTACCACGTGGATTGATGACGGGAACGGCATCCAAATCATACTTCTGCATGATGGAGGCCACTTCATCTTCCTCGATGTAGGTCTCTACGGCATGGATGTCTTTGGAATAAATGTCTTCGACCTTTACACTGTCATCTGA
Coding sequences within:
- the mgtE gene encoding magnesium transporter; this encodes MNTTMEFELSKEYLERFEEAVETQDKDFILDTLDGANPADISALLDEFEGEVCKFVFDLLPAETDAAILAGLDEDVREEFLEYFTLEEIAEFLLHMDSDDAADIAMQFPLKKREEIIGFISNEEKARNLTDLLRYDEDVAGGLMAKELIKANLNWDIKQCIEEIRKQAGRVEKIYSVYVVDDFDKLLGKVSLKKIILSDDSVKVEDIYSKDIHAVETYIEEDEVASIMQKYDLDAVPVINPRGKLVGRITIDDIVDVITETAEEERQMMAGISSDVEEDDSVWALSKARLPWLIIGMGGGLIAAQITDLFRGDIAIISGLALFIPLIMATGGNVGIQSSSIVVQSLANPSAFESSIVSRLVKVLFVAVVNGVILALMVLGAVILIFGEALLAYTVCIALFSVVLLASFMGTITPLVLHRLGVNPALASGPFITTANDLLGLAVYFSVAHAIFNF
- a CDS encoding NAD(P)-dependent oxidoreductase; its protein translation is MTKRVLIIDRMHESILEMLQNKGAEADYQPEIKREKILERVKGAYGLVVRSKTAIDRELIDAADSLRFVARAGAGLEKMDTDYLEEKEIAWVNAPEGNRDALGEHNVGVLLALLHRLHLADREVRGKVWDREGNRGTELKDKTVGIFGYGFMGSSFAEKLRGFGCRIIAHDKYKTGFSAAYVKEVSLETLQQETDILSIHVPLTPETDNLFDVPFLKQFPKLRILLNSARGGIMTNETVLSLLEEGLLQGVGLDVLENEKLNRLSEKQQQEFDQLAASDRVILTPHVAGWSHESYVRINEVMIGKLEKLGLL